The following proteins are co-located in the Gavia stellata isolate bGavSte3 chromosome 18, bGavSte3.hap2, whole genome shotgun sequence genome:
- the METRN gene encoding meteorin: MWALRALCLAGLGAALGGASADQCSWRGSGLSQEAGSVEQLSLHCAEGSLEWLYPTGALRLRLAPRLPPTTAVVKGRSPQHITACVKPTGTFRGAQLYLEREGVLELLLPEAPRPRVRCFSWLPREKVALFLQATPHRDISRRIAAFRYELRGDWLARPALPAASLAGEGACRPCNDTEILMAICTSDFVIRGSIQSVSNDVELQESVIGVSAARIHRQKFPLFQAGGWPGRPAGSIRTPLRCGVKPGPGTFLFTGWLHFGEAWLSCAPRYRDFQRIYEGARRTRQNPCEFPVD, encoded by the exons ATGTGGGCGCTGCGGGCGCTCTGCCTGGCGGGGCTGGGTGCGGCGCTCGGCGGTGCCTCGGCGGATCAGTGCAGCTGGAGGGGCAG CGGGTTGTCGCAGGAGGCGGGCAGCGTGGAGCAGCTCTCCCTGCACTGCGCCGAGGGCTCGCTGGAGTGGCTGTACCCCACGGGGGCCCTTCGCCTCCGCCTggccccccgcctgccccccacCACCGCTGTCGTCAAGGGCAGGAGCCCCCAGCACATCACCGCCTGCGTCAAACCCACCGGCACCTTCCGGGGGGCTCAGCTCTACCTGGAGAGGGAGGGggtcctggagctgctgctgcctgaggccccccggccccgcgtcCGCTGCTTCAGCTGGCTGCCCCGGGAGAAGGTGGCCCTCTTTCTGCAGGCCACCCCGCACCGCGACATCAGCCGCCGCATCGCTGCCTTCCGCTACGAGCTGCGGGGGGACTGGCTGGCCCGCCCGGCACTGCCCGCCGCCAGCCTGGCCGGAGAAG GGGCATGCCGGCCGTGCAACGACACCGAGATCCTGATGGCCATTTGCACTAGTGACTTTG TGATCCGTGGCAGCATCCAGAGCGTCTCCAACGATGTGGAGCTGCAGGAATCTGTCATCGGGGTGAGCGCCGCCCGCATCCACCGCCAAAAGTTCCCCCTCTTCCAGGCGGGAGGGTGGCCAGGGCGGCCGGCGGGCAGCATCCGCACCCCGCTGCGCTGCGGCGTCAAGCCGGGCCCCGGCACGTTCCTCTTCACGGGGTGGCTGCATTTTGGCGAAGCCTGGCTGAGCTGCGCGCCTCGCTATAGGGACTTCCAGCGCATCTACGAGGGGGCGCGGCGCACGCGCCAGAACCCCTGCGAGTTCCCCGTGGACTGA